A single window of Deinococcus ruber DNA harbors:
- a CDS encoding plastocyanin/azurin family copper-binding protein, with translation MSRFLRLSSVLASALLLSSAGAVATPTMSFPFKLQGTPISSASGQLTVRTLSPTSSVSVLTLRGLTPSTPYVAHYHALGAASSDPCASSGPITLGFPPFKTNAQGQATVLLRADPARISGTLGAYVNVHTAANLAVVPLCASVLKTERAQTAQSTTTAASTALQQTVKIGDNLFMPAALTVVAGTTVTWIHTGKVTHNVLSVDLPGIRSADLHPGERYSYTFKTPGTFTYYCSYHEGMSATITVTNR, from the coding sequence ATGTCACGTTTTTTACGTTTGAGTTCAGTGCTGGCTTCGGCGCTCCTGTTGAGCAGTGCGGGCGCGGTGGCCACGCCCACCATGAGCTTCCCCTTCAAACTTCAGGGAACGCCTATCAGCAGCGCTTCCGGCCAGTTGACCGTGCGCACCCTGAGTCCCACGAGTTCTGTGTCGGTGCTGACCCTGCGAGGCCTGACGCCCAGCACCCCGTACGTGGCCCACTACCACGCCTTGGGCGCGGCCAGCAGCGATCCCTGCGCCTCCAGTGGCCCCATCACGCTCGGCTTCCCGCCCTTCAAGACCAATGCTCAGGGTCAGGCCACGGTGCTGCTGCGGGCCGATCCAGCCAGGATCAGTGGCACGCTCGGGGCTTACGTTAACGTCCATACCGCCGCGAATCTCGCAGTGGTTCCGCTGTGTGCCTCGGTGCTGAAGACTGAGAGGGCCCAAACGGCCCAGAGCACGACCACTGCAGCGTCCACCGCGCTCCAGCAGACCGTCAAGATCGGCGACAACCTCTTCATGCCTGCTGCGCTGACAGTGGTCGCTGGAACCACCGTCACCTGGATCCATACCGGCAAGGTCACGCACAACGTGCTGTCGGTCGATCTGCCGGGGATTCGCTCCGCCGACCTCCATCCCGGCGAGCGTTACAGTTACACCTTCAAGACCCCTGGAACCTTTACGTATTACTGCTCCTACCATGAGGGCATGAGCGCCACAATCACCGTGACCAACCGCTGA
- a CDS encoding DUF305 domain-containing protein: protein MKPAVRWVAVLLLGGAALAGNTPGFQSLMDEAMARMHSGMAAAPMTGNADQDFLAMMVPHHQGAVDAAKAELLYGKNPQVKRLAQEILTEQALEIEYMRRLQN from the coding sequence ATGAAGCCCGCCGTGCGCTGGGTGGCCGTCCTGTTGCTCGGAGGGGCGGCCTTGGCCGGAAACACTCCTGGCTTCCAGAGTCTGATGGACGAGGCGATGGCTCGGATGCACAGCGGAATGGCGGCGGCTCCGATGACCGGGAACGCCGACCAGGACTTCCTGGCCATGATGGTCCCGCACCACCAGGGCGCGGTGGACGCGGCGAAGGCCGAACTGCTTTACGGCAAAAACCCGCAGGTGAAACGGCTGGCGCAGGAGATCCTGACCGAGCAGGCGCTGGAAATCGAGTACATGCGCCGTCTTCAGAATTAA